CGCACCAGTTCGTGAATGGCTTCGACTTCCACCTCGTCGCGGGTCCACCCTTCCATGCTGCGTTTGGTCACAAGGGCTCCAAAGAGCGTGATAAACCAGATGATATAGAGCCAGAAAAGAAAGATGGGAACCGCAGAGAGGGCACCGTAGAACGCCTGATAGCGCGTGAAGCTATTGATATAAAGGCCGAAGAATTTGACCGCCAGAGTCAGGAAGATGGTGCTCGTCACGGTCCCAATCAAAGCATGCTTGATGGGAATGACTCGATTCGGAACCACTTTATAAAGGAGGAAGAAGAATCCTGCCATGCTGCCAAAGTAAATAGAGTCCCCTAAAAGCTTGGTCGCGAGTGAGACGTCCACATACTTGGATACCATCGCGTTGGTGGAGAGAGTGCCGATCGACACCGCCAGCATGAAAGTTCCCAGCGTAAGGAAGGTCCAGAAATAAATGAAGCGGATAAGAACGGGCCGGGCTTCCTGTATCTCGAAGATTCGGTTCAGCGCCATTTCAATTTCGCGAAGCAGAAGGATCAGGGCCACCATCATCCCGGCGAAACCGGTCATCCCGATTTTTTGAAAGTCGGTGTTGGCCAGAAAAGTTTCCAGGTATTCAACCGCCTGATTTCCACTGCCGGTTGCCAGATTTCGCAGAATGAAGGATTCGATCTGCTGGATGAAGTCGGAGTTTTTGCCAAACATCGGCGTGAAAAGAGAGACGAGGGCGAAGGAAGCAGCGAGGGAGGGGATGAGCGAGAACAGAGTCACGTAAGCCATGGCATAGGCGTATTTCACGATATCTGTGCGCGCGACGTCATCTTTGATGATGAGCAGGACTTCGAAAGGTCGTGACTTTTTAATCGAAGCCCAGTCCATGCGGTCTCCCTTTTTTTAATGCAGATGCGTCTCGCCGTGTCCGCGGTTATCGATCCAGGTTTGAATCGCAGGCCAGGTCTTATTCCACCAATCTTCCGCGATACGGGCTTCCATAAAAAGACGAAACACCTGATCCAGAGTCTCGGTCAAAATCTCTGTCATCTTGAGGCGATAAGCGAGCGATGGCCTTTGATGCGATCCCCCATCGCCGGTGACGGAGGGCGAGGGTATATTGATGGAGCGAGGTGCAAGGTCCTTGGAGCTGATCAAACAGAAAAAATCACCGAAAGGGTCAATGTGAAGGCCGAGTTTCAGCTCCTTCACGCCTTTGCCGGTCTGCAAAGCGGACTCTGCTTCAAGGCTGCGGCTCGGCTCGCCGCCTTTCAGAGTATGGACATGGGCTTTGGCATCATCCGACTCCAGAACGAGGCGATCCTCGATCCAAAGTTTAACGAGATACTCCTGAGGATCCCCAGGCAAGCGAAAACGGCTGGGATTTTGGTCCGATTCAATGTAGTACCAAAGCCACAGAAGAAAGTCGGCGGCCAGAAAACCCTTCGCCTGGGTTATATCGTTCCATTGCTTGAGCTGTTCAAGTTGCAGTTCGTCCTTGGAGGCCATAAGTTGAAAGAACTCCTGTTGGGAGATAACTGGGCTGTTTTTATGACAAGATTTCGATCATAACGAAGGGCCTCGTGACTGTCAGCATAGATTGAGAAAAAATTATGGGACGCGGCAAAAAGCCGGGAAAAGGCCCGCAAAACAAGAATGATGAACCCCGCCGGATCCGCTTCGAAATCGAAGAGGACGCTGAAGAGCTTTTCCTGAGACATCTTGAACAATTCAAGCCCGATAAGGTGGATGCCGAAGAGCCGAAGGAGCCTGAGAAAAAGGCTAGCAAGACGCACAAAGCGACGATGGTTCATGAGCTTGACCTGCATGGCCTGCGCCTGAACGAAGCCCAGCAAAGAGTTCGTGAAGTCCTGGATGGCCTGCGTGAAATGGCAGGGATGCATAAGGTGAAGATCATCACCGGCAAAGGGCATCATAGCCAGCGCGGCGACAGTGTCCTCGCCAAGGAAATCCACAGCTTTGTCTTGCAGACCTTTCGCCCTGTCATCATGGAGATCGAGGATTCCCCCGATCAGGTGCGCCTTGCGGGAGTTCCCCTGCGCGGGCATTTCCATGTGACGATTCTCGGCAAACGTTAGATGCTCAGGCAAAGCGAGAGTCATGGCGGACGAACAGCCGAAATCCGAAAGCAAAAAGGTCATCAATCCTGTGGAAGGTTCTTCCGCAGTGAAGCCCGAGCTTACGCTCGATTTTTCCCGTCCACCGATGCCAGCGAACAAAATCATTTCGGATCACGATCCCCTGGAAGCCGGTGAATTTTCATCCGAGGAGCCGCTGCAGGCGCTGCAGCAGGTTTCCAACATCAAGTATCGAAGCATCGAACATCCCAATCACATGCTGCGGATCGTGCTCGGCTTCGGCCTTTTGATCCTGGTGTTTGGCGGTCTTTTTCTGGGGCTTCCTTATTATCTGATGCGCACCGATCGAGCGATCAACAAGGCCACCAAGGATTCGATTCGATTCGTTCAAAAAAATCTGGAGAAAAGGGGACTCGGCGCCCAAACCAAGCCCTATGCCGAAAGTCTGCTTGCGCATCTGAAATTGACGGACGCTCCCGGAACGGATGCCGCTGCGGCCAAAGCCTGGCGTGATATGGACTGTCGCTTTCTGATTCAGGAAGCCTTGAGCCGCCGTTTCCGGGGCGCTTTGGATCCCACCGGGCAATATCTTTTGACCAACTGTCAGCTGGCCCAGGATATGCCGCAGGCGGCTTTGCGTCAGCTCACGGAAAACTATGGAGATGCCGCGCAGTTTCAAAGGAACGGCGATTCCTGGGAAATGCTGCCGATGCAGCTGCTCGCGGGTGAGGCGCAAAGAAGGATGCAGGTCTTCCGCCTGGTCGCTCCCAAAACGTATCCGGGCTGTCGCCGCTGGGCCGCATCGCCGAGCTGCATGCAAAGGTTTGTGGATCAGGCGCGGCAACCGTTGCGGAGCCGCTTTGATGATGGTTATGCTGTTTTAAAACCGGGTCTTAAAAATCAGAATCCAGTGTTGAAAGCCTGGCTGGCTCTGGCCACGTCCTGGAATTTTGCCAAGACTGGTAATGGTGTGCAGGTGGAAGGTGTGCTCAAGGAAGCCGCGGGGCTTTTCCCCAGGCTCTATGATCCCTTTTTGGAACGTGAGATCTTCCGCCAGCGGATGCTGAATGCCTATAAGCTGCGCGATAAGAAGCTGGCCATGAGTATCTGGAAGGCGCGACCAGCGGTCCTCATGGAGTCGGATGAGGCCGGATTCTATGATATCAATCTTTTGCGGGCCCTGATGGGGAAGGGTGATAAAGCCGGTCCGGCCCTGGATGAATTCTTTGCGCATCCGGAAAGTCATCAGCGTTATCGTTTTGATCCTTACTTCATCCGCATCGTGGTCGAGCAGGCCATTCGCTATCAAAAGCCCTTGGACGGCCTGACTTACATTGATCGCATCCATGAGCAGCAGGAGGATGACAAGATCCTTGATAGTGAATGGCTGCCGCTGTTAAGGGCGCGACTGCTTTTGGCTCAGCAAAACGGCCTTGAAGCTTTGCAAACGCTTCAGCCTTTGGAGCGCTTTGTCGTGCGTTCGCCTGAGCTGGCTCATCTGAAAGGCACAGCGATGCTGCATGCCTATTCCACCAAACCCTATAGGTTATTGGCCGCTGCCGAATTTCAAAAGGCGGCGAACCTGGAGCCGCGTGGGGAGCATTTCTTTGCGCTGATTTTAAGTTTCCTCGACAGCAAGGATTTTCAAAAGGCTGAAGCGGCCTTTAAATTCTGGCAAAGAGTAAAGCCGCGTCCCGGTGAGGATGCCTGGCGATCTTTGGCGCATGGGCTCTTGAATTATAGTCAAGGCCGCGAGGCGGTGGCCGCGCAAATCTGGAATGAACTGAGTCAGCGCAACCCTGGTTTTGTTGCGGTCAAGAGTCTGAAGACCAACCTCGCCGAAGATCCAAATTATCTTAAAGATCAGATAGTTAAGAAAATCATCCCCATGCTGCCTGCCGATGGTCCCATGAGCCCCCTGGCGGTTTTTCAGTAAAGAACTTGAGGTCTTGCTGCCGAGGCTATATAAAGAGCCACCGTTCCAAAGGAGGCCTTTTGCCATGCATCCAACCGAGACTTTTCAGCTGCAAATTACGTTTTTACCCCAGTCTCACGTGTCCATTGATGAGATCAAGGACGATGTAAAAAACTGGCTGCTCGGCACCGGCGAAGAAGCCTTCGTGGAAGGCGCGATAGATGACCTTTATCTCGATCTGCCTTACGAAGCCGAGGCTCCTGAGCAGTATGCGCAGCTTGGTGGTGATAACCTGCCTTTGCTTGTTTATAAATACGATCGCGAGCACCTTCTGCAGATGAAGCAGAAGCTGGAAGAGGACTTCAAAGGTCTGATCAGCTGCGAAATGAGCGCGATGCTGACGGAAACGTGGATGGAAGGCTGGAAGGAAAGCTTCAAGCCGATTCGCACGCCACGCTTTTATGTTTATCCGCCCTGGCTTGCGGATGATCTTCCCCAGGATTTGATTCCCATCTGTATCGAGCCCGGCATGGCCTTTGGCACGGGACAGCATGCCACCACTATGCTGTGCGTGAAGGCTCTGGAAGAGCTGGAAACGCGCGGTGTGAAGCCCGAGACTCTGTTGGACGTGGGAACGGGCACAGGTATTCTTGCGATCGCCGCGCATAAGCTCGGTTATCAGACAGTGACTGCGACCGATATTGATCCCGATTCGATTATTGCCGCGGGTGACAATGCCCGTGTGAATCAAACGCCTTTGATCCTGGAGCAGGGGACACTGCCCT
Above is a window of Oligoflexus sp. DNA encoding:
- a CDS encoding YihY family inner membrane protein — translated: MDWASIKKSRPFEVLLIIKDDVARTDIVKYAYAMAYVTLFSLIPSLAASFALVSLFTPMFGKNSDFIQQIESFILRNLATGSGNQAVEYLETFLANTDFQKIGMTGFAGMMVALILLLREIEMALNRIFEIQEARPVLIRFIYFWTFLTLGTFMLAVSIGTLSTNAMVSKYVDVSLATKLLGDSIYFGSMAGFFFLLYKVVPNRVIPIKHALIGTVTSTIFLTLAVKFFGLYINSFTRYQAFYGALSAVPIFLFWLYIIWFITLFGALVTKRSMEGWTRDEVEVEAIHELVRDDYFQALMPFLVLLAIYRSYEDNQGKGAFPEKIAQDLGVSLSPVRKALHKLEKEGLVMPLQIGELSDLGSHSYFPRMPAHQISYADLKKRLLGDEDVWMRATHWPDAANGRYTDVIRSYLNGADKVLADDLRAS
- a CDS encoding Smr/MutS family protein, whose translation is MGRGKKPGKGPQNKNDEPRRIRFEIEEDAEELFLRHLEQFKPDKVDAEEPKEPEKKASKTHKATMVHELDLHGLRLNEAQQRVREVLDGLREMAGMHKVKIITGKGHHSQRGDSVLAKEIHSFVLQTFRPVIMEIEDSPDQVRLAGVPLRGHFHVTILGKR
- a CDS encoding 50S ribosomal protein L11 methyltransferase codes for the protein MHPTETFQLQITFLPQSHVSIDEIKDDVKNWLLGTGEEAFVEGAIDDLYLDLPYEAEAPEQYAQLGGDNLPLLVYKYDREHLLQMKQKLEEDFKGLISCEMSAMLTETWMEGWKESFKPIRTPRFYVYPPWLADDLPQDLIPICIEPGMAFGTGQHATTMLCVKALEELETRGVKPETLLDVGTGTGILAIAAHKLGYQTVTATDIDPDSIIAAGDNARVNQTPLILEQGTLPSRGAPFQVVMANIIFYVLRRIVGDLASQTAPGGFLILSGVLAEEARDMEALANPCGLILEHEDVQSDWCCQIYRKV